Within Sulfurimonas sp. hsl 1-7, the genomic segment TTTTTTCAAAACTAAAAAAGGTGAATATAGTGCTGAGGATATTTTCTTGGGCATTAGAGTCCCAGAACTTCGCAAATCTGTGAGAAAGTACTTTCAAACACTTTCATTTGAAGATATAAAAAAATTTTTGTATTCCCCCTATCATGAGTACAGACTTTTTGCTCTTTTGGTTTTAGTTGCCAAGTATCAACACAAAAACAGTTCAGTCAAAACACAACAACAGATCTATAACTTTTATGTCGAAAATATTGGGCAAGTTAACAATTGGGATTTGGTTGATGTTACAACTTCACACATCATCGGGGATTATCTTTTTGATAAAGACAAATCACCTCTTTACAATTTTGCAAATTCAGATAATCTCTGGCAAAAAAGAGTTGCTATCGTCAGTACCTTTTATTTTATCAAACGGGGTGCTTATGAAGATACATTGAAAATTGCAGATATACTTTTAGACGATACTCACGATCTCATCCATAAAGCAGTCGGCTGGGCTATTAGAAATGTTGGAAATGAAGATATGCAGGTTATGATAAAGTATCTACAACCGCGCTACAAAACTATGCCGAGAACGACACTTCGTTACGCAATTGAGAAATTAGATAAAGAGATACAACAAAAATATCTCAAAGGATTAATATAAAATAGTATATAGTACTTTATATACTACTGAGAAATTACATTGTCGAAATAAAACGCAATATTGATTAATACTCCGCCAACTAAAGAAACAATAGCCAATTCATTGGTAGTTAAATCGACTAACGATAAGTTTTCTAACGCCATTAGGCATAAAAACATGACGAACGAAAAACCAAACCATAAAGCAACAATACCAAAAAACTTTCTCATATATTTCTCCTTCTCTTTTCACTATATTATCACAATCATTTATAAAAGATGCTAGAATATTATAAATCTTTTTAAAAATAGGATGTTTCACTCAATAACTATGTATATTAAAACCATTTTTCTATTACTTTTTGCACTACAACTCTCCGCATTGGAACTGCAAAGAAACTACTTTATCAAAGAGGACGATATAAAGCTCTCACATATCATAACCAGTGTAGAGGGGTCTGAGGACCGTATACTTTTTTCACTCTTAAATGACAGACACATCAAAAGAGTAACTGCCAAAAAACTTATAAGCACTTTGAAAAAACTCGGCTATAAAGATATCCACTCAAAATATCCGTATATACAGTTTAATAAAATAAGCCCTATAGATACGACAAAAATCGAAGAGTATGTAACAGAGCACTATAAAAATAAGTATAACGGTATTCTTATCAAAGAGGTGCAGGTATATCCTCGTACATTTATGGAGCAAATGCCTAAAAACTATACGTTAGTAGAGATGCGTTCACGGGAACATCTTTCAAATGATGGTGTCGTAGCAATTAAAACGGATCAAAATAAAAAAATATTTTTCAATTACAGAATCAAAGCGTATGTAAATATCTTTGTATTAAAAAATGATCTTCAAAGAGATGGGGAGTTATCTACACTAAACACGATAAAAAATAGTATAATTCTAGACAAATTTAGGGCGATGCCGGTTCAAACTATTGAAAACGGTACCTTAGAGCTCAAACATACAATGAAAAAAGGGCAACTCTTAACTCTGCGTGATGTTGAGCCCCTTGCTTTGATCAAACGGGATTCTTCTGTTAATGTCACCTTGCAAAATGGTTCCATTGTGATCTCATTTAGTGCCCGAGCACTT encodes:
- the flgA gene encoding flagellar basal body P-ring formation chaperone FlgA; this translates as MFHSITMYIKTIFLLLFALQLSALELQRNYFIKEDDIKLSHIITSVEGSEDRILFSLLNDRHIKRVTAKKLISTLKKLGYKDIHSKYPYIQFNKISPIDTTKIEEYVTEHYKNKYNGILIKEVQVYPRTFMEQMPKNYTLVEMRSREHLSNDGVVAIKTDQNKKIFFNYRIKAYVNIFVLKNDLQRDGELSTLNTIKNSIILDKFRAMPVQTIENGTLELKHTMKKGQLLTLRDVEPLALIKRDSSVNVTLQNGSIVISFSARALQDGRKGDLIFVENDKGKKIKVVVVGKNKAKVK
- a CDS encoding DNA alkylation repair protein; amino-acid sequence: MFEQISSELQHYIDKTYQKSYKGFFKTKKGEYSAEDIFLGIRVPELRKSVRKYFQTLSFEDIKKFLYSPYHEYRLFALLVLVAKYQHKNSSVKTQQQIYNFYVENIGQVNNWDLVDVTTSHIIGDYLFDKDKSPLYNFANSDNLWQKRVAIVSTFYFIKRGAYEDTLKIADILLDDTHDLIHKAVGWAIRNVGNEDMQVMIKYLQPRYKTMPRTTLRYAIEKLDKEIQQKYLKGLI